CGGTCCCTACAGGCTCGAATCGCTGGAAAATTCCGGCGATGCCATACTGGTCGCCAATCGTGACTATTTCGAACACGCTCCCCGAATCGAATCGATCCATTACCATTTCATGCCCGATCCCACGACACAGTTTTTGATGCTCAAAGCGCGCAAACTCGATCTCGGATCCTTGACACCGTTGCAGATCAAGAAGCAGATCGACGCTTCTTTCAAAGAGTACTACCGCATCATCCGGCTGCCGGGCCGGGGGTACACCTATTTGGGTTTCAATCTGAAACTCGACAAGTTCAAAGATCCGAAAGTGCGCGAAGCGATCGACCTCGCCATCGACAAAGAAGAGTTGATCAAAATCCTCTTTTTCTCTTACGCAAAAGTGTGCCGCGGTCCCTTCATGCCGCATACGTTCGCCTATCCTGACCGTCTGCCGCCCACCTCATACGATCCCAAGCGGGCGAAGAGGCTTTTGAAGGATGCGGGCTACGATGACAAACACCCTCTTGAATTTACGATATCCACCAACGCCAACAATACTACCCGGCTCTATGCGGCGCAGATTATCCAGTATCAGCTTGGAAAGGTGGGTATCAAAGTGAAAATACGCGCAATGGAGTGGCAGGCTTTTTTGAATACCGTCGTTACGCCGCGACGTTTCGAAGTGATACTGCTTGGCTGGAGCCTGGGGCTCATTCCCGATGCTTACGCCCTGTGGCACTCCGATTCTGACAAACTTGGCGGATTCAACCTCGTCGGGTTCAAAAATGCGGAAGTGGATCGGCTTATCGAGGAGGCGGAACGGACAACCGATATGGAGAAAGTCGGCCGTCTCTATCGAAAAATGTTCGTTGAAATCGCCCAAGAGAGGCCCTATATCTTTCTTTATATTCCCGATTCCCTGACGGTGGTGAATCGGCAGATCACCCCCATCGTTCCTTCCATTATCGGGATCATGCACAACCAGATCGACTGGATCAAGCCGTGAAGTCTCCGGTGATTCTTTTCGACCTCGACGGTACGTTGATCGATTCCACGGAAGCGATACTGGAGAGTTTCGGCGAGGCGTTTGGGGCGCATGCTCTTCCTTGTCCGGAAGCGGCCGTGATCACGAAGATGATCGGTATGCCCCTTCGGGAGATGTTTTTACGTCTTGGTGTCGACAACGAAAGGGCGGACGCCTTCGTGGCGGCCTACAAAGCGCACTACCGAAAGATCAGCCGTGAAAAGACAGTGCTTTTGCCCGGAGCGAAGGAGGCGGTCGAAACGGCGGCCGAATTCGCCCGTTTGGGGATCGTGACGACGAAAACTGGACGCTACTCCATCGATCTGCTGGAGCATCTGGAGCTGATGCATTTTTTCGAAACTCTTGTCGGAAGCGAAGATGTCCGTCGGCACAAACCGCATCCGGAACCGGTTTTCAAAGCGCTCGAGAGAATGGGCGTTTCCACCAAATCCGTCTGGTTGATCGGAGATACACCGATGGATGTGGAGGCCGCCTTGGCGGCGGGTGTGAATCCTTTCGCCGTGACGTGCGGATACGGACAATGCGAGGCATTCGCAACGAGGTGTAGACATATCGCACCCGATGCCAAAACGGCCGTGGCGAACATCCGGTCAAAAAGCTTGCTTTAAGAGCCCCTTGACTACAATAAGCATACCTTAGTAGTTCAATCAAAGCGCTGATCGAAACTATCGCTTGAGATTTGCGTTTTAAAAAGGGAGAAACTCATGTTGGAAATTCGCTGGCACTCTCGTGCAGGGCAGGGTGCGGTAACAGGCGCCAAAGGACTTGGCGATGTTGTCGCCCGAACCGGAAAATATGTGCAGGCTTTCGCCTTTTACGGATCAGCAAAACGCGGGGCGGCGATGACGGCATACAACCGTATCGACGATGAATATATATTCAACCATCAAAAATTCATGCATCCGGACTATGTACTGGTCATCGACCCGGCGTTGACCTATACGGCCGATATCACCGCCAACGAAAAAGAGTCGACGAAATATATCATTACAACACACCTGAGCAAAGAGGAATTGATCGAAAGCCAGCCGAAGCTGAAAGGCCGAGACGTCCATGTGGTCGACTGCATGCAGATATCACTCGACACGATCGGCCGTGCAATTCCCAACACCCCGATGCTGGGTGCATTGATGAAGGTTTCCGGCATGTTCGATCTGGACTACTTTCAGAATGCGATGAAGAGTGTATTGTCCAAGTTTCCGCAAAAGATCATCGATGCCAACATGGCAGCGATCGAGCGTGCATACAATTCAGTGAAGTAAGGGAGAAACGATGAAATATCTTGGATGGGATGAACTGCTCCCGGGAGCGATTCTCTTCTCTTTTAAAGAGGATCTCGACAAAGACGCAAGCTATATTCTGCCGGAAGAGCGACCCTACGCGGAGACGAACTCGCATGAAGCGTATGTCGGCGACTGGCGGGTCATGAAACCGGTCTACAACAGAGACCTGTGTATCGACTGCCAGTTCTGCTGGGTCTATTGCCCCGATGTGTCGATCATCTCCCGCGACAAGAAGATGATCGGCGTCGACTACGACCATTGCAAAGGGTGCGGCATCTGCGTCGAAGTGTGCCCGACCAATCCGAAATCGCTCTTGATGTTCGAAGAGCGCATTCCCAACGAAGAAGCTCTGGCCAAATGGCCCGAGAAAGAATGACAGGAGAATTTGATGGCTGAAAAAATGGAATTGAACGAAGTAGAGGTCTGGGACGGCAATATGGCGGCGAGCCAGGCGCTGCGCCAGGCACAGATTGACGTGGTCGCGGCGTATCCGATTACACCGTCGACCCCGGTGGTGCAGAATTACGGATCGTTTCTGGCAAACGGCTATATCGACGGCGAATTTGTCATGGTTGAAAGCGAACATGCCGCGATGAGTGGATGTGTCGGCGCGGCGGCCGCCGGCGGACGTGTCGCTACGGCGACAAGTTCCCAGGGATTCGCGCTGATGGCGGAGGTTCTCTATCAGGCAAGCGGTATGCGGCTTCCGATCGTCCTGGTTGTCGTCAACCGTGCCCTTGCGGCCCCCCTGAACGTCAATGGCGACCACTCCGACATGTACATGGGGCGCGACAGCGGATGGATTCAGCTCGATGCTTTCAATGCGCAGGAAGCGTACGATTTGACACTGATGGCTTTCAAAATCGGAGAAGATCCTGAAATCCGACTGCCGGTCATGTCGCATCAGGACGGCTTTATCACATCGCATACCGCCGAGAACGTTCGTCCGCTCAGCGACGACGAAGCCTACGAGTTTATTGGCGAATACCCGATGGTCAACGCCATGCTCGACCTTGCCAAGCCGGTTACCTACGGTGTGCAAACGGAAGAGGACTGGCACTTCGAACACAAAGCGCGTCAGCATCACGACCTGATGACCAAAGTTTTCGGGAAGGTCGACGAGGTCTTTGATGCTTTCGAAAAGAAAACCGGGCGCAAGTACAACATTGTCGAAAAATATGACATGGATGACGCGGAAGTAGCCATTGTGGCACTGGGCACCACCGTGGATACAGCGAAATATGTCGCAGACAATCTTCGTAAAACGAAGGGCATCAAAGCGGGTGTGGTCGCTCCCCGCCTCTTCCGCCCCTGGCCGCATGAGCAGATGATGGAGGCGCTTTCGGGCGTCAAGGCGGTCGCGTGCCTCGACCGCAGCAGTCCCAATGGGGCCTTTGGCATGCTGTTTAACGAAGTGAGTGCCACGATGTACCAAAGCGACAATCATCCGGTCATCACCAACTATATCTACGGACTTGGCGGACGTGACTTTACCGTCGAGCATGCCGAAGAGATTTACAGCGAGTTGGTTGCCAACGCCGAGGCGGGCAAACCGACGACACCACTGCAGCAGTTCATCGGCCTTCGCGGTCCGAAACTGTCGTTTTATTGATTAGGAGTGCACGATGAGTGAAATCAAAAAAATAAAAAACCTCAAAGAGTTTTCTACCTCTGCGGACCGTTTCGAGGGTGCGAACCTGCTGTGCCCGGGATGTGCACACTCGATCATCGTCCGCGAAATTCTCAACGCGACCCACGATCCGTTGATTCTGGGTTCTGCGACCGGCTGTCTGGAAGTCTGTACAGCGGTCTACCCCTATACCTCGTGGGACAACAGCTGGATTCATATCGGTTTTGAAAACGCTTCGACGGCGGTTGCCGGTGCGGAGGCGATGTACAAGGCGCGCAAGCGCAAAGGGAAACTGCCCGCATCCTGCGAGGGCAAAACACCCAAATTCGTCGCATTCGGCGGTGACGGCGCGACTTATGATATCGGATTCCAGTGGATCTCTGGCTGTTTCGAACGCGGCCACGACATGATGTATGTCTGTTTGGACAACGAAGTGTACGCCAATACAGGCGGACAGAGAAGCTCTTCCACACCGATTGGCGCGAGCACTGTTACCACTCCCGCTGGCCGTGTCAGCTACGGCGAAAAGATGATGAAAAAAGATATTGTCGGTATCATGGCGGCCCATGGCGCCCCCTATGTGGCACAGGTGGCTCCGAACAAATGGAAAGATATGGTCAAAAAGATCCAAAAAGGTTTCCAGACCGAAGGTCCGGTCTTCATCAACGCGATGAGCGCGTGTACGACCGAGTGGAAATTCGCGCCGGACGATACGATCGCCATTTCCGACCTGGCGACCGATTCTCTGGTGTTCCCGCTTTATGAAATCGAAAACGGCACCAAACTCACCATTACCTACCGACCCAAAAACAAAGTACCGGTACGTGACTATCTGGGTGCTCAGGGACGTTTCAAACACCTCTTCAAGCCCCAGTACGAATATCTCATCGACGAATGGCAGAAGATGGTCGACGAGCGCTGGGAGTACCTCCAGCGCCGGGAAGAGGCGAGCGTCTAAGCAAAAGCCCTTTGGGCTTTTGCGGTGAAAAACTAAAAACTAAAATTTTTTCTTTCTATACAATACAATATCAATCATCAGATATACCATGCAATTATCACACGTCGGCAAATACCGAAATTTTAGTTTTTAGTTTTTAGTTCAAAAGGATTGCCATGCCGCTGCTTGAAAGCTTTACCGTCGACCATACCATCATGCCCGCACCCGCCGTGCGCAAGGCCAAAACCATGAAGACGCCCTGCGGCGATACGATTACTGTTTTCGATCTGCGGTTTTGCAAACCCAACAAAGAGATGATGGGAGAAAAAGGGATCCATACGCTCGAACACCTATTCGCCGGATTCATGCGCGAGCATCTCAACGGCGACGATGTGGAAGTGATCGACATTTCCCCGATGGGATGCAGAACGGGATTTTATATGAGCGTCATCGGGGCGCCGTCGGAAGAACGCGTTGCGAAGGCGTGGGAAGCTTCGATGAAAGATGTACTGAATGTCAAAAGCATGGAGGATATTCCGGAACTTAACATCTACCAGTGCGGCAGTTGCAAAATGCACTCGCTTGAGGAAGCCAAAGAGATCGCCGAAGGGGTGCTAAAAAGGGGCATCGGCATCATGCACAACGAAGATTTGAAGCTGGATCCCGAAAAACTCAAGGGCGCCAAATGTTGATTCTTCTTCCGCTCGACTCCAAAGATTCCGACACGGCGAAGCTGGTCTTGATGGAGGAAGCGAAGGCGTGGGGGCTTATCACTTTCGACGCCGGAGAGATCCAACAAATCGATTTTTACGAAAGCCGCGAAGAGATTGATGAGTTCATCGATTATGCCATCGTGGCACGCCAGGGTGAGCCGATTTGGCCTTTCATGGAGGAGAACATTTTTGTTCTGGTCGCAAGAGAGGGTGCCGATATCGATGAGGTGATCGAAGGATTCAAGTTCAAAGAACTGCATGAAGCGACGTTTTGACAGTGAAAAGTGAAAAACGTAAAGTGAAAAGTTTTGGAAAAACGTTCCGTTTCATTTGAAATGAAACATTTGACGCTTGTCGAAACGCAGGACGGCACATTCACCGCCCGTTCCGACCTGTTTGACGAATGTTACCATTCCACCCGGGACGGGGCACTCAAAGAGTCGCTGAAAAAGCATGTGGAACCGGCTTTTTCGCTGATCGGTTCAAACAGAGACCGGATTACCGTTTTGGATATCTGTTTCGGGCTGGGGTACAACACTTTAAGTACCCTGTACTATCTGAAAAAGAACGCACTTGCCAAAAAGCTTCGTATCGTATCGCCCGAATTCGACGAGGCGCTGGTGCGCTCTTTGTCCGACTTTCCTTATCCCGAAGCGCTGAAACCTTTCAAAGAAGCGATCGATTCGATTGCCAAAACCGGGAAATACGAAAATGGCGGGATTTCAATCGAAGTGATTTTCGGTGATGCACGGGAGTTTCTTCGGTCGACCGACGAAACCTTCGACATCGTCTACCAGGACGCCTTCAGCCCCAAAAAGAATCCGATGCTATGGACCAAAGAGTATTTTGCCGACCTGACGGCGCATCTGGCGGAGGATGGCATCGTCACCACCTATTCGTCGGCGACACCGGTTCGGATGGGTATGGCCGAAAACGGTCTGCATCTTTATCTTCCGCCCTCTCGGGAAGTCAGAAGCGGTACCATCGCCTCGCTGCGTGACGATCTGCCTCTTGTGCCGATCGATATGAGGCCTAAAAAAGAGCGTAATCCTCTGGCCGCTCCACTTTGCGATAAAGATATAGTCGCATCAACATTAAATAATGCTTAAGTTATGGTATACTTCTTAAAAATAATTTAAGAGGTATGCAGATGAATGGTGAACTTCTTTTAAAAATCGCCCGACAATCGATCGCCTCCGCGTTCGGCCTGGCCCCGGAGGTGGACAAAGAAGCGCTGGTCGCCCGATATCCCGAGCTTGCCAGAGAGCAGGCCACTTTCGTGACGTTGACCATCAATGGAGGGTTGCGGGGCTGCATCGGCTCCATTGTCCCCCATCGGCGGCTCATCGACGACCTGGTGGCCAATGCCCGTGCTGCCGCCTTCGAAGATCCCCGCTTTTCGCCTCTGAAGGCAGAAGAGTTTGAGAATGTGGATATCGAAGTTTCGCTGCTGAGTGTACCCCAGCCGCTGGAGTACACCGATATCGAAGATTTGCGACAAAAAATCCGTCCCGAAGTAGATGGCGTCATTTTGCAGTTGGATGGAAGGCAGGCGACTTTTTTACCTCAGGTGTGGGAAGATCTTAACGATTTCGATCTGTTCTTCGCGCATCTTTGCCTCAAAGCGGGCCTGCCGCAAAACTGCCTGGCCTATCATCCGACCATCTTTACCTACCAGGTGGAGAAGTTCAAAGAGTGCGACAGCGCAGGATGCCGGTAGTCATTTGTCGTTGGTCATTTTTCATTGAGAGCAGTGCAAATTGATCAAAACACTTGACACATGGATACTGAATCGGTTTCGCTGAAACTGCTTACCGCTCACTTTTTATTTCGACATCTGCACCGACGCTTCGGCCCTCATCAGCCAGACAAAGACTTCCGCCACCGCCTGGAATAGCCGAGGGTCGATTTCGGTTCCGAGATTCTGTTTCAACAGAGCGTCGGCCAGCACTTCGTTTTGAAAAAGAGGGACGTCGAAGGTTTTGGCCTTTTCGATGATTTTGAGCGCGATCTCCCCTCGCCCAGCCGCAAGGAGTTTGGGGGCGTTGTCTTTCTCCATCGTATATTTGAGCGCGGCGGCCTTGGGGGTCAGCACAGCGGCGCCTTTGTATGGATCGCAAGCCACCGGGTGCCACAGGAGGTTTCCAGGACCTTGTGGGGTGTTTTGGCAGGTATGTGCAAAAAATCGCCCGATTTCAACGTGATATGCCTGCCGTCGATCCAGAGGGTCGCTTCTCCCTCAAGAAGCAGGACCGCTTCGTCATTTGGCTGATGATAGAGAATGGGTTCAGGCTGGTCACTGCTGACGATGAGCTCTATCGTGACATCGTCGTTTTTCAGGAGTGTTTCGTAACTCTCTCCGGTAGCCGGTACCGCTTTGTCAAACAGGTTTTTTACCATTTCAAAACTCCTCGATGGGGATATAGATAGGCCCGGAGGGTGTCAGGCGGCTTTCGATGAGATAGATCGGTGCCTCCACGAGACCCAGCGGTTCGCTCATCCATGGACGCTCCAGATGTTCGTATCCGTTGGAATGGAATTTTTTGATTCGGGCGAGAGTGATATGCGCTTTGAACTTTTCATCGGGCTCCTCTTGCAGCAGTTCGGCTATCTTCCGATGCAGTATCCCGGTTGTGACCGAAGAGGTTTTGAGATAGAAAACCTTCGGATGGGGCCTGCCGAACGTGCCGAACCCCTGGATGGAGAGGGGCAGCCGGGGCAGCCTCTTCAACGGCTGCAGCCGGTCGATGATTGGGGCCGCGGAGGGCTGCTCTCCGAGAAAGAACCAGGTGAAGTGAAGATTTTTTTTCTCGACCCATTTGCCCTCGAAAAAGGGGTGCATGTCCCGTCGGATCTCCTCGTAAAACTCGATATTCGCATAACTACCCAGAAACAGCCGCATGGTTTTTCCTTGGTCGTTGGTCGTTGGAACGGGGCTTTCGCCCCTCTTTGTCGTTTGGGATGCGTTGATAATGATTTGCGTTCACTGCTCTCAATAGAGTGCCTCAAAACGTTCTATCCTCTCCCATCCGCTCTTTTTCGCCGCTTCCCGCTTCTCGAGGATGTTGGCGACATACCGGGCGAAGAGATCAGTTTCTATGTTGACACGGGTGCCGATACGGTAGGTGCCAAAAAGCGTCTCTTTGAGGGTATGGGGAATGATGGTGAGCCGGAATCCCTCCTCGCTCACCCCGTTGACGGTAAGGCTGACCCCATCGACAGTGACCGATCCTTTCGGAATGATATATTGCAGATACTCCCGGGGAATGCGGATGAAAAAATCGGTCCCGTTGGTGCGTTTGTGGATGGCTGTGACAGTGCCGATCGTATCGATATGCCCCTGTACGATATGCCCTTCGAAACGCTCACCCATCTGCATGGCCGGTTCGATATGGACTTTGCCTTTGAGGTTTTCCATCGCGATCACCTCCCGCGTCTCGTCGGCTAGCTCGACGACAAAACGTCCCTCCCTCACCTCGATGACCGTCAGACAGGCACCGTTGACAGCGATCGAATCGCCGATTTTCGGCCGGTATTTGGCCTTTAGGGTCAGACGATTGTTCTGGTAGGAGACGACTTCCGCCATCTCCCGGATAAGTCCCGTAAACATCTTACTCCTCTAATCGATGTATTGTTTGAACTGCTCCAGCAGTTCCTGCTTGTGCACCGTCTTGGGAATGATGGCCGCCACGTTGAAACGTTTGGCCCGCACAAGAAGTTCCCGATTGATCCGTTTGGCGAAAAAGGCCGTCTCGATGTCGGGAACGATCTTTCTGGCATATCCGAAGACCGCTTCCGGGTCGATGGCGTGCATATCGGGATTGATGATGAGCACGTTGGGCTGCAGGTTTTTCAGCTCCGGCAGCACCTTTTCGGGGCGGGTACCCAGTGTCACTTTGATATCCCGGTCGATTTCTCCGAAGATGGTGCGCACAAGCGTCAGAAACTCCGTATCGTCGTCGATACAGACAATTCTTTTTTTCGTCTGCTTCTCCAGATAGTGCAACAGCTCCATCAACTCCTGGTTCTGCTGGTTCAGTTTCGAAGCGTCGAGTGTTTTGAGATAGTATTTCAGGTAGGTGATGGCGCTGAATTCGTCGGTGATGCCAGCCTTGGTGAAAAAGTTCTGGATCGGTTTTGAGCGGTTCGCCTTTTTCCACATCATCGCATCGAATTTGTAGGCCAGCACATCCTGGATTTTTCGAAGCAGCGCATCGTGCGTCTCGACGAATTCGCCGAAAAGCTCTTTGAATCGGTCGTAGTGCATCTTGTAGAAGTTGTCGAGCATTTCGCTATAGAGCCGGTTCTCTTCGGTCAGTTTCGCCACTTCGTGAATCGCGTCTACCATCGCCCGCTTGAGAATCTTTATTTCGTTGTAAAGGTAGATGTACTCTTCGCTCTGGGGAGCGAGATGTTTGAGCCGTTCGCTCTTCTCTTTGATCTCGACTTCCCGGCTTTTGGCACTTTCGTTGAGTTTGCCGATCTGGGTTCTGTTGAGTTCGAGTTTGGCACGGAGCTCCTTGTAACGGATCTGTTTGCTCAAAAAGACCTGTTCGTAGGCGTTCTGGACAAAGTCGGTTTTTTTCCTGAATTCCCGGTAGATGCCATAGGCTTCCTGAAGCTGCTGCTTGATTTCGGTAAGCTCGTAGTTCTCGAAACTGTGGTCGATTTCGATGAGGTTGTTGTAGGCGGTGGTGAGAAAACGGTTCATCCGAATGAAATCAAGACGCCGGTTCTCCCGAATCAGCTCCTGGTTGTCGGCAACTCTTTTTAGGATGTCGGAAAAATGCATCTGGATGGAGGCATCGACATCCATGCTCGATTCGAGTGCGTAGGGGTTCTTGGCCTTCGCCTCTTTTTCTTTCTCTTCGCTTCCGACCGCGTTTTTGAAAACCGCTTTTTTCCGCTGCGGTTTTTCACTCTTTGCGGTCCTCCCGGGCGCGGAGTTTTTTATGGAGGGAGCTCCTGTCGGCAAGACATTGCAGGCGTTGATGCCCTCCGGTTCGAAGGAGACGATGGCGCCAACTTCCGGCATGGCATCATAATCGTTCCACTCGTCGACCGAAAAGTTGTACTTTTTATGATCGGGGGTAATGATTTTCCCCAATCCCGTCTGATCGGAATAGACGACGATTTTTCCCTGCACACGCACCCTTTCTTTTAGATTGACAATATCATAACTTTTTTAATCTCAAAAAGATATAATCCGCGATTATATGGTATATATATCGGCAGAAAATCTTTTTACCAGGAATGAAAACGGATGAAATACGATGTTATCGTCGTGGGCGGCGGGCATGCGGGCATCGAGGCGTCACTCGCCCCCGCGCGAATGGGAATGAAAACACTTATGATCACGATTTTAGCCGAGCAGATCGGCGCGGCAAGCTGCAATCCCGCCATCGGGGGGCTGGCGAAGGGGCATCTGGTCAAGGAACTCGACGCGTTGGGTGGAGAGATGGGCCTTTTGACCGACAAGGCCGGAATCCAGTATCGCATACTCAACGAAACGAAAGGGCCGGCGGTTCGGGGAAGCCGGGCACAGATCGATATGGACCGCTACCGCATCGAAGCCCGAACGGTCTGCCTGGGTACCCAAAACCTCGATATCCTGCAGGGTATGGTCGAGGAGCTGGTTGTGGAGAATGGCGAAGTGGCGGGTGTCAAAACGGAGCTGGGCGAGGTTTTTCATGCCAAAAAGGTGATCCTGACGACAGGAACCTTTCTCAACGGTGTCATCCATATCGGGGAGACGACCCGTGAAGCGGGCAGAGCCGGCGAATTCGCTTCTACCGCACTGGCGGACAACCTGAAGGCGCTGGGATTTCGTGTAGGAAGGCTCAAAACCGGCACATGCGCACGCATCGACGGCACGAGTATCGATTTTTCGAAGATGGAACCGCAGCCGGGGGACGAGCCGCCGAAGCCTTTCAGCTTCCGGACCGACCGAGCCGCGTTCAACCCGAAGCAGCTTCCCTGTTTCATTGCCTACACCAACGAGCAGACCCACCGCATCATCGAGGAGAATTTTCACAGGGCGCCTCTCTTTTCGGGCCAGATCGAGGGAGTGGGACCCCGCTACTGCCCCAGCATCGAGGACAAGATCAACCGTTTCCGCGACAAGGAGCGGCACCATATTTTCGTCGAGCCGCAGACGCTGGAGGCGACCGAGTATTACATCAACGGCATGAGCACGTCGCTTCCTACCGATGTGCAGCTGGCAATGATCCGCTCGGTCAAAGGGATGGAAAACGCCAAAATCGTACGCTACGGCTACGCCATCGAGTACGATTATGTCGATCCCACCGAACTGAAACATACGCTGGAGACGAAAAAGATCGGGGGGCTTTATCTGGCGGGGCAGATCAACGGCACCACAGGTTACGAAGAGGCGGCTGCCCAGGGATTGATGGCCGGCATCAATGCCGCGTTGGCGGTCCAAGGGAAAGAGCCTTTCATCCTGGGACGTGACGAAGCCTACATCGGTGTGTTGATCGACGATTTGGTGACGAAGGGGACCAAAGAGCCCTACCGCATGTTCACCAGCCGGGCGGAGTACCGGTTGATGCTTCGGGAGGACAATGCCGATCTGCGACTGATGAAATATGGCCACGCTTTCGGGTTGATCGACGAGTCTACCTATGCGAAGATGCTGCGAAAGAAGGAGATGATCGAGGAGGGAATCGGGCTGATGGAGAAGCGTTTCCTCACACCCAGCAGGGAGGGGTTGAGGATTCTCGAGGAGATCGGTGTGGAGAAGATCACCGACAAGACGCCCCTCAAACTGATCGTCGGCCGCGCCGATTTCACGATGGAGAAACTGGGAAAGCTGATTCCCGAAACGGCCGAATGGCCCGACGAGGTCAAAGAGCAGTTGATGATTCATGCCAAATACGACAAATATATCCAGAAGCAAAGGGATCAGATCGAAAAGATGCACGAGATGCTGGAGGTGAAAATTCCGGAAGATATGGATTTTTCGCGTATTTCGGGTCTGAGCAACGAGATCAAAGAGAAGCTGGCACAGTTTCGGCCGCCCACGCTCTTTGCGGCCAGCCAGATCAGCGGCGTCACGCCGGCCGCGATCGAAATCCTCTATGTCTATATCAAGATGATGCAACGGCGGTGACGGTCTTGGCCCATGAGAGGGGCCAATCTATGGGATCGTGCACTTTTTTGACATGTCTGGAATTTTCGAAGGATAAAAAACAATGAAGCTCTATTATTACATCAATACCGGCCACCGTGTCGGCCTCGACAGGCTGCGCCGCAGCGCCCCCGTAATCAGCGCACTCCGGCAGATCGGTGTCGATGTGACGATGCTGACCAACGATTTCCGTGCGGGAGAGTATGCCAAGGAGCATTTGGGCATAGAGAAATATGTGAGTGTCGATGTGGTGCGCAACATCGCCAACATCGCCACACCCGAGGATACACTGGTCTTCGATTCGCAGGAGGAGAACCGTGCGATGTGGGATGCGATGGCCGCCTATTTCCGGGGTTTCGTGCGTGTCAGTGATGATCCGGAGGATTTCATCTCGGCCGGCGAGGGATTGATTTCAAGCATGAAAAGCGGTGAGGGCATTCTTACGGTGGATATCGTCAATCCCCGCTATTTCGAATCGGGCGAATACGATGGCGGCACATGGTATTTTTGGGGAGATGACGATTATGAGCGGCGCCTTCTTGCTCTCGCGGATGCCTTCTGCGGTCTCGACGTCTCTTTGCTGGAGGGGTACTACTTTTTCTTACAGTATGGCGATGAGCTTGGGAACAAGTTCAAACGCGTCGAAGATTCGGAAAGATACGATGAAATCCTGATGCGGGCGGAATGTTTCCTCTCCTCCTCTCCCCAGAGCGTACTCGAGGCCATGGCCGCCGGGGCCCGTCCCGTTTATATCCAAAAACCCGGTATTGCCTTGGCATGGAAACGGAAAATGCAATCTGTGGGTGTACCCGTCGTCGAAGACTTCTCGGCAGAGGCGATAGCGCAAGCCATG
This genomic interval from Hydrogenimonas urashimensis contains the following:
- a CDS encoding 2-oxoacid:ferredoxin oxidoreductase subunit alpha, which produces MAEKMELNEVEVWDGNMAASQALRQAQIDVVAAYPITPSTPVVQNYGSFLANGYIDGEFVMVESEHAAMSGCVGAAAAGGRVATATSSQGFALMAEVLYQASGMRLPIVLVVVNRALAAPLNVNGDHSDMYMGRDSGWIQLDAFNAQEAYDLTLMAFKIGEDPEIRLPVMSHQDGFITSHTAENVRPLSDDEAYEFIGEYPMVNAMLDLAKPVTYGVQTEEDWHFEHKARQHHDLMTKVFGKVDEVFDAFEKKTGRKYNIVEKYDMDDAEVAIVALGTTVDTAKYVADNLRKTKGIKAGVVAPRLFRPWPHEQMMEALSGVKAVACLDRSSPNGAFGMLFNEVSATMYQSDNHPVITNYIYGLGGRDFTVEHAEEIYSELVANAEAGKPTTPLQQFIGLRGPKLSFY
- a CDS encoding HAD family hydrolase; this encodes MKSPVILFDLDGTLIDSTEAILESFGEAFGAHALPCPEAAVITKMIGMPLREMFLRLGVDNERADAFVAAYKAHYRKISREKTVLLPGAKEAVETAAEFARLGIVTTKTGRYSIDLLEHLELMHFFETLVGSEDVRRHKPHPEPVFKALERMGVSTKSVWLIGDTPMDVEAALAAGVNPFAVTCGYGQCEAFATRCRHIAPDAKTAVANIRSKSLL
- a CDS encoding peptide-binding protein, with protein sequence MRRALFFLLSPFLLFSSTLHLSLGANPSRINPLLATDSASGEISGWIFNGLVKFDKEAKIVGDLAESWEFKTPTRLVFHLRHGVTWHDGKPFTAHDVAYTFKLTRSAKLITPYTSDFRFVESVTARDDYTVEVVYKEPYYKALSIWMMGILPKHLWEKVEDPMTSELNRHPVGTGPYRLESLENSGDAILVANRDYFEHAPRIESIHYHFMPDPTTQFLMLKARKLDLGSLTPLQIKKQIDASFKEYYRIIRLPGRGYTYLGFNLKLDKFKDPKVREAIDLAIDKEELIKILFFSYAKVCRGPFMPHTFAYPDRLPPTSYDPKRAKRLLKDAGYDDKHPLEFTISTNANNTTRLYAAQIIQYQLGKVGIKVKIRAMEWQAFLNTVVTPRRFEVILLGWSLGLIPDAYALWHSDSDKLGGFNLVGFKNAEVDRLIEEAERTTDMEKVGRLYRKMFVEIAQERPYIFLYIPDSLTVVNRQITPIVPSIIGIMHNQIDWIKP
- the luxS gene encoding S-ribosylhomocysteine lyase, with amino-acid sequence MPLLESFTVDHTIMPAPAVRKAKTMKTPCGDTITVFDLRFCKPNKEMMGEKGIHTLEHLFAGFMREHLNGDDVEVIDISPMGCRTGFYMSVIGAPSEERVAKAWEASMKDVLNVKSMEDIPELNIYQCGSCKMHSLEEAKEIAEGVLKRGIGIMHNEDLKLDPEKLKGAKC
- a CDS encoding pyruvate flavodoxin oxidoreductase subunit gamma codes for the protein MLEIRWHSRAGQGAVTGAKGLGDVVARTGKYVQAFAFYGSAKRGAAMTAYNRIDDEYIFNHQKFMHPDYVLVIDPALTYTADITANEKESTKYIITTHLSKEELIESQPKLKGRDVHVVDCMQISLDTIGRAIPNTPMLGALMKVSGMFDLDYFQNAMKSVLSKFPQKIIDANMAAIERAYNSVK
- a CDS encoding 4Fe-4S dicluster-binding protein gives rise to the protein MKYLGWDELLPGAILFSFKEDLDKDASYILPEERPYAETNSHEAYVGDWRVMKPVYNRDLCIDCQFCWVYCPDVSIISRDKKMIGVDYDHCKGCGICVEVCPTNPKSLLMFEERIPNEEALAKWPEKE
- a CDS encoding thiamine pyrophosphate-dependent enzyme, yielding MSEIKKIKNLKEFSTSADRFEGANLLCPGCAHSIIVREILNATHDPLILGSATGCLEVCTAVYPYTSWDNSWIHIGFENASTAVAGAEAMYKARKRKGKLPASCEGKTPKFVAFGGDGATYDIGFQWISGCFERGHDMMYVCLDNEVYANTGGQRSSSTPIGASTVTTPAGRVSYGEKMMKKDIVGIMAAHGAPYVAQVAPNKWKDMVKKIQKGFQTEGPVFINAMSACTTEWKFAPDDTIAISDLATDSLVFPLYEIENGTKLTITYRPKNKVPVRDYLGAQGRFKHLFKPQYEYLIDEWQKMVDERWEYLQRREEASV